From the Thermodesulfovibrionales bacterium genome, the window TCAGGATCTTCGCAGTCCCGATTAACGCCTGATCACCTTCACTGTGGCCGAAGGTATCATTGATAGTCTTGAGATTATCGAGGTCGGCATAGAGCATGAAGACTTCTCTTTTTAGGCGAGCGGCCATCTTCAACTCCTGTTCAACGAGATTGAAAAAACCCCTGCGGTTACAGAGACCGGTCAGTTCGTCGGTCAGAGACAAGGCCCGTAATTCTTCCTCAATCCGCCTGCGCCAATCGATCTCACGCTCCAAATTCTTGGTACGTTCCCTTACCTTCATCTCAAGTTCGTCACGGGATC encodes:
- a CDS encoding GGDEF domain-containing protein; the protein is SRDELEMKVRERTKNLEREIDWRRRIEEELRALSLTDELTGLCNRRGFFNLVEQELKMAARLKREVFMLYADLDNLKTINDTFGHSEGDQALIGTAKILRETFRDCDIVARIGGDEFMVLQIGITGDNMEAVAARLQTGIETYNEQREHNYRLSLSFGVSYYDPENPCSVDELLHRGEKMMYEQKMLKRFA